Genomic DNA from Streptococcus uberis:
GTATGATTAATTTTAGAAAATATCTTAAAGTTAGGGAAATTGCGTGAGAGTAAAAATCAATTTAAAGTGTAGTGAATGTGGTAGTAAAAACTACCTGACCAGTAAAAATAAAACGACACATCCTGATAAAATCAAGGTTCCTAAGTACTGTCCAAAAGAGAGAAAAGTAACCCTACATGTTGAATCTTAAAGGGATTTATGTTAGAATGATTGAGACTATAGTGGAGGAAAGAATATGTACAACTTACTACTGACAGTATTGCTTGTTTTATCAGTTTTACTTGTGATTGCAATCTTTTTGCAACCTCAAAAAAATCCAAGCAGTAATGTTTTTGATAGCAGTGGTTCAGAAGCCTTATTTGAGCGTACCAAAGCTCGTGGTTTTGAAGCATTCATGCAACGCTTTACAGCAATTCTAGTATTTTTCTGGCTAGCTATTGCACTTGTGCTTGCCGTATTATCAAGTAAATAAGGAGTGAGCTTGACAGAGTTAGTCTAGCTCATTTTTTTATGATAGACTCCCTATATTGACAGAAATAGAAAAAAGGTATTATGAGAGAAAACATTATTCAGTATCTAAAGGAACATGGAAAATCGGATATCAATACGATTGCTGCTGCTTTAGATATGGCTGGAGCTAAAAAGTTTCCAAGCTTAATTAAAGAAATTTCCCAAATGGAAAGCAAAAGGTTGTTGCGCTTTTCAGATGACGGTACGATTGCACTTCGAAAGCCGAAGGAAGAAAAAAAAGAGATTACTATACAAGGCGTTTTCCGAGCAAACAAGGCAGGCTTTGGTTTTTTACATGTCAATGATGATGAAGACGACATGTTTATAGGTCGCAATGATGTTGGATATGCCATTGATGGTGATACAGTTGAGGTTATTGTCAAAAAAACAGGTGACCGACTAAAAGGGACAGCAGCCGAGGCAAAAGTCGTTGGCATTGTTGAGAGATCCCTTCAAACAGTTGTCGGAAAATTTATTTTAGATGATGAAAAGCCTAAATATGCTGGGTATATTAAGTCTAAAAATCAAAAAATACAACAGAAGATTTACATCAAAAAGGAACCTGTACTCTTAGATGGAACTGAAATTATCAAAGTTGATATTGAAAAATACCCAACTCGAGGACATGATTATTTTGTTGGAAATGTCCGTGATATTGTGGGACATCAAGGGGATGTCGGTATTGATGTATTGGAAGTTTTAGAATCCATGGACATAGTCTCAGAATTTCCTGATGATGTTCTTGCTGAAGCTAATGCGATTTCCGATTCTCCAAGCTCCAAAGACTTAATCGGTCGCGTCGATTTACGTCAAGAAATAACCTTTACAATTGATGGCGCTGATGCAAAAGACTTAGATGACGCAATCCATATCAAGCCTTTGGGCAACGGCAACTATGAATTAGGGGTTCATATTGCGGATGTTTCTTATTATGTCACTGAAGGCTCAGCCTTGGACCGCGAAGCGGTGGCACGTGGGACCTCAGTCTACGTTACAGACCGTGTGGTACCAATGCTGCCAGAACGTTTATCTAATGGCATTTGCTCATTAAATCCTAATGTGGATCGCCTAACCCAGTCTGCCATTATGGAAATTGATTCCAATGGACGTGTCCTTAATCACCAAATTTGTCAGTCTGTGATTAAGACGACATATCGGATGACTTACAGTGCCGTTAATGACATGATTGCTGGAGATCAGGAAAGCCTTGAAACTTATGCTGCAATAGCTGAATCAGTGGAACATATGGTTAAACTTCACAAGATTTTAGAAAAGATGCGTGTCAAACGAGGGGCGCTCAATTTTGATACCTCTGAAGCTAGAATCATTGTCAATGATAAAGGGATGCCGGTTGATATTGTTGTTCGACAACGTGGAATTGCAGAGCGGATGATAGAGTCCTTCATGTTGGCAGCAAATGAGTGTGTGGCAGAACATTTTGCCAAAGCTAAGCTTCCATTCATATACCGTATCCATGAAGAACCTAAAGCTGAGAAACTGCAAAAATTCATTGATTATGCTAGTGTTTTTGGCATTCAAATTCAGGGATCTGCCAATAAAATTACCCAAGAAGCCTTGCAAAACTTTATGGCTAAAGTAGAAGGGAAACCTGGTGCGGAGGTTCTTAATATGATGTTATTAAGGTCAATGCAACAAGCCCGTTACTCTGAAAATAATCATGGTCACTATGGTTTAGCTGCTGAATACTATACCCATTTCACGAGTCCGATTCGTCGCTATCCGGACTTATTGGTTCATCGTATGATTCGTGACTACACACAAGCTACTGAGGATAAACGTGATCACTTTGCACAAGTTATCCCTGAGTTAGCATCATCATCATCTCGTTTGGAAAGACGTGCCATCGATGCGGAACGTGTAGTAGAGGCAATGAAAAAAGCGGAATATATGGAAGAATATGTTGGTGATGAATTTGACGGTATTGTTGCTAGTGTTGTCAAATTTGGACTCTTTGTTGAATTGCCAAATACCATAGAGGGACTAATTCACATCACTAGCTTACCAGAATATTATCAATATAATGAAAGAACAATGACTCTTCAAGGTGAAAAATCTGGAAAAGTCTTTAAAGTTGGTCAAGCAATTCGGGTTAAATTAACAAAGGCAGATAAAGAAACAGGCGATATTGACTTTGAGTATCTACCGAGTGAATTTGATGTGATTGAGAAAGTGAGCAAAGAGACGAAATCTAAAGCTCATAATCATAAAGGACCACGACATCAGAAAAAAACTCCTAAAACCGAACAAGAGGAGAAAGCAGGTTCTAAAAAAAGAAAATCAAGAAAACCTTTTTACAAAGATGTCGCAAAAAAGAAAAGTCGTAAAAGGAGTTAAGTATGGCAAAAGGCGAAGGTAATTTACTCGCACAAAATAAGAAGGCTAGCCATGACTATCATATCGTTGAGACT
This window encodes:
- the rnr gene encoding ribonuclease R is translated as MRENIIQYLKEHGKSDINTIAAALDMAGAKKFPSLIKEISQMESKRLLRFSDDGTIALRKPKEEKKEITIQGVFRANKAGFGFLHVNDDEDDMFIGRNDVGYAIDGDTVEVIVKKTGDRLKGTAAEAKVVGIVERSLQTVVGKFILDDEKPKYAGYIKSKNQKIQQKIYIKKEPVLLDGTEIIKVDIEKYPTRGHDYFVGNVRDIVGHQGDVGIDVLEVLESMDIVSEFPDDVLAEANAISDSPSSKDLIGRVDLRQEITFTIDGADAKDLDDAIHIKPLGNGNYELGVHIADVSYYVTEGSALDREAVARGTSVYVTDRVVPMLPERLSNGICSLNPNVDRLTQSAIMEIDSNGRVLNHQICQSVIKTTYRMTYSAVNDMIAGDQESLETYAAIAESVEHMVKLHKILEKMRVKRGALNFDTSEARIIVNDKGMPVDIVVRQRGIAERMIESFMLAANECVAEHFAKAKLPFIYRIHEEPKAEKLQKFIDYASVFGIQIQGSANKITQEALQNFMAKVEGKPGAEVLNMMLLRSMQQARYSENNHGHYGLAAEYYTHFTSPIRRYPDLLVHRMIRDYTQATEDKRDHFAQVIPELASSSSRLERRAIDAERVVEAMKKAEYMEEYVGDEFDGIVASVVKFGLFVELPNTIEGLIHITSLPEYYQYNERTMTLQGEKSGKVFKVGQAIRVKLTKADKETGDIDFEYLPSEFDVIEKVSKETKSKAHNHKGPRHQKKTPKTEQEEKAGSKKRKSRKPFYKDVAKKKSRKRS
- the secG gene encoding preprotein translocase subunit SecG, with product MYNLLLTVLLVLSVLLVIAIFLQPQKNPSSNVFDSSGSEALFERTKARGFEAFMQRFTAILVFFWLAIALVLAVLSSK
- the rpmG gene encoding 50S ribosomal protein L33, with amino-acid sequence MRVKINLKCSECGSKNYLTSKNKTTHPDKIKVPKYCPKERKVTLHVES